AGGCGACCGAGGGGCTTGGCCCCGACAAAAACAGCATGTCGGTCTGTACCTACAGCCACGCTGCCCATGCGTGGGAGGAGTTGCAGAAAAGCATCGAGAAGATGAAAGCCGGACAGAAGCAGCGCTTTCTCATCGGCACCGGCCATGCGATGGCTACCTGCCAGGGCGCGGCGTTCGAATATATCCTGAATATCGCGCACGAAATCGCCACGCTTGGCCTGAGCCACATGGCGGAGATTACCTGGATTTCCAACGAGTACGAGCTGGGTGACTTCGGTATGGGTGGCGCGTTCATCAAGCGCGGTGGTTACATCACCCCGACCAAGGTGTTCACCGAGTCGCTGCTTGCCGAGTACGGCATCAAGTGGATTCGCCGGGCGGGCGTTTACAAGGTCGAGCCGGGCGTGGCGCATTACGAAACGCTCGATGGCGAAATGCTTTCGCAGGAGTTCGATTTCTCGATGCTGATTCCGTCGTTCTCGGGGGTCGGCCTTACCGCGTTCGATCGTGAGGGTAACGACATCACCGACCAGATGTTCCTGCCCAACAAGTTCATGAAGGTTGATGCTGACTACACGCCCAAGTCGTTCGATGAATGGACGGCTGCCGACTGGCCGACAAAGTACCAGACGCCGATGTACGACAACATCTACGCTGCGGGTATCGCTTTTGCTCCGCCGCACCCGATCTCCAAGCCCCTGAAAAGCGAGAATGGCCGCCAGATATTCCCGACTCCGCCGCGCACCGGAATGCCGTCGGGCGTTATCGGAAAGATCATCGCGCTCAACATCGCCGAGCAGGTCAAGGGCGGCCACAAAGAGCACCACCATACCGCCTCGATGGCGCGCATGGGCGCGGCCTGTATCGTATCCGGCGGCTTCGGCTCCTTCGACGGTCTCGGTGCGTCGATGACCGTCTTCCCGATCGTGCCTGACTGGGAGAAGTATCCCGAGTGGGGCCGCGATATGAACTATTCTGTTGGCGAGGCCGGTCTTGCGGGCCACTGGCTGAAGTTCATTCTGCACTACCTGTTCTTCCACAAGGCGAAGGGCTACCCGTTCTGGTGGCTCATTCCCGAGTGATCGAGCTGTTGCGGGCCACGATAGCTGCGTTGGGTGGTGCTCGGAATCCTCACGTACTGTATGTACGCTCCGGGTTCTCTGTTCCGTCCGCCTTGCTCTCTGGTCCCTCACGACGCTCGATAAGCTGTGCATGAAGCATGAAAAAATGTTGAACCAATAAAAATCCTGAATCATGGGTAACTATAAATTCAAGGCATATTACGATGAGGCCTATCCGCCGGTGCCGGACAAGGCTACGCTGTTCTGGCGCAAGTTTGTGCCGTGGCAGCTTTTCAGGTTCCTTGTCCTGAACATCAAGATGATCCGCATCGTCGCCGGCGGCCACTCCTGATCTGCCGCTGGACGTTTAAAGCGCCATTGAAGCCCTCGATACCCCGGAGAATTCCGAAAGTGTCGAGGGCTTTTTCATTGTAACCCTGAACTTGCCGAGCCTCTGACAGACGGAGCTGAATTGCGAAGAACGAGGGATTTCGTACACTGATATTAATTGGTGTTTATCGGCTTCTCTCTGACCAGTCCATGTACACGGAGGCTCTCATATGGAAAAAACGAATAACGAACTCTCCGCCTTTGTTTGTGATGCTTTGAGGAAAGAGGTCTCGCGTGATCGCATCCGCGAGGTTTTGCTCCAGGCAGGGTGGCAGGCGGAACGGGTTGATCGTGCGCTTGAGGAGTATGCGGAAATCGAGTTTCCCCTGCCTGTGCCGAAACCCAAGCCATACCTTTCGGCGCGCGAAACCTTTTTCTATCTCCTGCTTTTTGTGACGCTGTATGTCAGCGCCTTCAATTTCGGGAACCTGCTGTTCATTTTCATCGAGCAGGCGTTTCCGGATCCGGCGATGACGGCACACTCTGTTGACTGGGTCAGTTCCCGGATCAGGGGGGCGGTATCGGCGCTGATTGTTGCTTTTCCACTGTTCCTTTATCTGTCGCGGAAAATTGCCAATGAATTGCAGAACACTCCTGCGGGGCGTTCATCGGGCGTCCGGCGCTGGCTGACCTACCTTACCCTTTTCATTGCCGCCTGCATTA
This portion of the Chlorobaculum parvum NCIB 8327 genome encodes:
- a CDS encoding NAD(P)/FAD-dependent oxidoreductase, translated to MAKVVVLGAGVSGHTCASFLKKKLGKNHEVVVVSPNSYYQWIPSNIWVGVGQMTIDDVRFKLHKVYDRWGIDFKQAKAVSIHPEGDASIDKGYVTIEYTDPEYAGQTEIVDYDYLVNATGPKLNFEATEGLGPDKNSMSVCTYSHAAHAWEELQKSIEKMKAGQKQRFLIGTGHAMATCQGAAFEYILNIAHEIATLGLSHMAEITWISNEYELGDFGMGGAFIKRGGYITPTKVFTESLLAEYGIKWIRRAGVYKVEPGVAHYETLDGEMLSQEFDFSMLIPSFSGVGLTAFDREGNDITDQMFLPNKFMKVDADYTPKSFDEWTAADWPTKYQTPMYDNIYAAGIAFAPPHPISKPLKSENGRQIFPTPPRTGMPSGVIGKIIALNIAEQVKGGHKEHHHTASMARMGAACIVSGGFGSFDGLGASMTVFPIVPDWEKYPEWGRDMNYSVGEAGLAGHWLKFILHYLFFHKAKGYPFWWLIPE
- a CDS encoding DUF5671 domain-containing protein — protein: MEKTNNELSAFVCDALRKEVSRDRIREVLLQAGWQAERVDRALEEYAEIEFPLPVPKPKPYLSARETFFYLLLFVTLYVSAFNFGNLLFIFIEQAFPDPAMTAHSVDWVSSRIRGAVSALIVAFPLFLYLSRKIANELQNTPAGRSSGVRRWLTYLTLFIAACIILGDVSALLFNLLGGELTVRFVFKALVVAVIAGTVFIYYLKGLRKEEQEL